The following DNA comes from Kitasatospora viridis.
CCTTGTAAACCGACTCGGGTGGATTCCTCACGGTTCCTCCCGTCATCGGCTCATCGGCAGTGCCCTCACCCACCCCCCCGCCGTAGGCGGGAAGAGCGTCGGAGTGACCCATGCAGGAGAGATCCGAGGAAGGCACCCCACAACACACCGAACCGTCGAGCGGGGCGGGCGGTCGCGCCACCGCGCGGCGTCACCCGCTGGCGGCGCAGCGCCCTGGTGGCCGTGCCGGCCGCCGTCGCGATCACCGCCATGGCGATGGCGATGACCGAGGGCGCGCTGGCGGCGAACCTGTCGCTGACCGCCGTCCCGTTCACCCTCAGCTCCACCACCGTCGCGGCCCCGAAGGGCCTCGGCACCGTCATGACCACGGTGAACGCCGGCAGCAACCCGGCCGCCGTCTCCGAGGTGGGCCTGCCGAAGGCCGGCCTGGACGGGGTCTGCATCCACGCCACCCAGTCGGTGAACCTGCCGCTGGTCGGCACGGTCGGCACCTGGTCGCTCAACATCACCTCACCGGCGGCCGCCACCCCGCTGACCAACCGCTCAGCTCGACGCCGGCCAGGGCCTGCAGGCCAGCAACCTGATCCTGGACGGCAACGCGATCACGGGCGCCAGCGCGACCCTGAACGCCAGCGGCACCACGCCCAACACATCGCGCGGCGGCCGACAGCGCCAACATCAAGAACAGCGGCATCACCGACGGTTCGGCCGGCCAGTTCGGCTTGGACGCGACCGGCGGCGAGACCGACATCAGCGGCCTGAAGGCCAACGCCAACGGCGCCACCCTCGGCGGCGCGATCACCCTGCCCAACCTCAGCATCTCGCTGGTCAACGGCGACACCGCGGGCAAGGGCACCGGCGGCAGCGACTGCTGACCCGCCCACCGCACACCCGGGTGGAGTCCGACCCACCAGGACTCCACCCGCACCGCGGCCCCACCGGCCGGGAACCGCACCACCCGCCCCGACTCCCCACGCCCCGCGAGGTCCACGATGGCCGAGAACCACCCAGGCCCGCTCCGGGATCTGGCTCGCCCACCGCCGCTGGCGCCGCACCCGGCCTTCTGGGCCGCGGTCTGGACCGCCCTCGGCGGTTTCATCATCTTCTACCTGCCGCTCGCCCCGATCAGCGCCATGCTGCACGTCGGCCTCGGCGGCATCACCGGCATGGCCGGCGGCGCGATCCTGATGGCGCTGGCCCTGCTGATGCTGCTGATCCCCAGTCAGCGCTACACCGCCGGGGTGATCGCGGTGCTGGTCGGCGTCGCCTCCTTCCCGCTGACCAACCTCGGCGGGTTCTTCGTCGGGATGTTCCTCGCCGTCCTCGGCGGCGCGATGGCCGTCGGCTGGATGCCGGCCAAGCCGGCCCGCAGGTGGCGGCGGTTCCGGCGGATCCGGACCGAGGAGAAGGAGGCCTGATGTCCAGTCAGTTCCCGAACGATCCGGCGAATCCATCACAGAGTAGGCAGTCATGACGATCCGTCAGTCGTCCGCCCGATCGCACGGCACCCCACCCCTGCGCCGCCGGATCCGCCGCTGCCGGGCGACCGTGCGGTTCTGGCGCCACCGCGGCCGCGCGGCCGCCACCGAGTGGAACCGGCGGATGCTGGCCGAGGCCGCCGACGACACCCGGCGCGGCACCCGCTGGGGCCGCTCGGCCGCCGTGCTGCTGCCCGCTGCGCTCGGGGTCGGGGCGCTCGGGGCGAGCATCGCCACGGGTGCGCTCGCGGCGAGCTTCAACGGACCGACACCCCGTTCACCCTGATGTCCAACGGCGTCTCCGGCACCGGCTTCGGGGCCGTCCTGAACACGCCCACAGTCGAGTCGAGCACCGGCAGCACCTCGAACACCACCGCGATGGCCCGGGTCGCTTCGCCAGCGCCAACCTGGCCGGGCTGTGCGGGATCGTCCACCAGTCCTTCGCCGGGGTGGGGGTACTCGCTGCTGCTGACGGCCGGTCAGCAGGTCACCGTCACCCCGCCGACCACCTTCACCACCGACCTGAACGCCTCCAACCTCTACATCGAGGCGCCCTCGCTGAGCGCCAGCGGCAGCACCACGCTGCAGAACGCGGTGCTCGGGATGGCCGCCGACCAGGTGATGGTGGCGGGCTCGCCGCTCACCGGCGCCCAGGCGGGCGGCTTCGGCCTCGGCTCGGCGGGCTCCGGCCCGGGCGGCAGCACCGTCAACCTGGCCGGGCTGAACGCCACCGCGAACACCGCCGAGATCGCCGGCTCGCTGACCCTGCAGTCCCTCTCGATCAGGGTGGTGCCCGGATCGGCGACCTCGTGCTGACCGCCACCGCCCGGGGCGTCCGCGCGGGCCGGCGCTGGTTCCGGGCCTTCCGCCGCACCCGCCCGTTCTGGGGCTCGCTCTGGCTGGTGCTGGGCGGCTGGACGGTGCTGAAGTTCTCGCTCGGCGCGATCCGGCTGGTCACGGTCACCGGGTTCGACGCGCTGGCGGGCTACCTGGTCGGCGGCGGGATGATGCTGTGCGGGCTGATCCCGCTGGCGCTGCCCCGGCAGCGCTACAACACCTTCGGCCTGCTCGGCACGGTGCTGGCCGTGGTCTCGCTGGTGGTCTCCAACCTGGGCGGCTTCCTGCTCGGCATGCTGCTCGTGGTGCTGGGCGGCGCGATGATCGTCGGCTGGGGCCCGCGCCGCCGGCGCCGCGCCCAGGGCCGGGCGGGCCCCGGTCGAGAGCGGGAGCGGGAGGTGCTGAGGCCGGCCGCTGGCGCCGACTGCTCTGCGTGGCAGGGGTGTTCGGCGTGCTGGTCGCGGTCGCCGTGCTGCCCGGCGAGAACCCGTCGGCCGCGCACGCCGCCACCCCGGCTGTGCTGCCCGGCGAGCCGACTCCGCTCGGCATGCCGTTCCTGCCGACACCGAAACCCATGCACGTGACCATCGACGACCTGACGGCAGTCGGGCTGTCGGTGACCAACGGCGTGACCGTCCGGCTGTCCGACGGAACCACCGTCACCACCACCCAGTACACCTTCACCCCAGCTGCAGATCAACAGCCACATGCACGTCACCCACACCGCCCCTGACGGCACGGCACTGACCATCGACATCCCCAACTCCGGTTTCCTTCGGCGGCCTCGACACCGCCGGCGCACCGGAGACCACCGTGATGTGGGGGACCATCAACAACATCTGCGTCACCGTGCTGGTCCCGATCTGCGGGGTGCAGGGCCTGCTCAACTTCTTCGGGTCGTTCATCAAACTCAACGCGGGGGCCAGCGGCTTCGACGCCGACGTCTACGGCATCCAGACCACCGACGACCACGCCGCGCTCGGCTCCACCAACACCCGGTCCACCTGCCCGGCACGATCACGGTGACCACGCCGTGAGCGCCATGGACGAGATGCCCGAGGGCCGGACCCACTGGCGGCGGCGCCCTGCTGGTCGCCCTCCCGCCCTGCTCGCGGCCGGCGGCATCGGCAGCGCGCTGGCCGGCGGCGCGCTCGCCAGCGGACTGCTCATCCAGAGCGGCGCGATCCAGCTCACCACCAGCAGCCTCTACGGCACCCACTACGCCGCCGCCCTGGTCGACCAGCCCTACGAGACCGCCACCGGCACCACCGGCACCGCCCACCCCTGCGGATGGGCTTCGCCAACGGGCTGCTGAACGGCCTCTGCCTGGCCCAGCAGCAGCAATTCCTCGGCGCCACCTACACGTTGATGATCACCCTGGGCGACGGCAACCCGGGCACCTGGGAGATCACCACCCAGAACACCGTGCTCGACCTGCGCACCGCCACCGGCGTGCTCGACATGGACGGCCTGGTCGACCTCAACATCAACGGCCCGGACGTCACCACCATCACCGGCGCCAACGGCGTGCCGGTGCCCAACCCGCTCCTCAGCCCCGAGAACCGCTTCGGGATCCAGGCCGGCTACGCCAAGTTCGACCAGGTCACCGCGACCGTCGACGACCTCCAGGTCCCGGGCCTGCTGACCACCCCCGGCCTGACCATCTCGGTCCACCCGGGCACGGTCAGCTGCCCGCCACCCCCGGCCCCGACCGGCACCCCGGGCACGCCGTGAGGGCGGCCGCTGCGGTGGCGGGGAGGTGACCAGGTGTCAGAGCCGGAGAGTCGATTGTGGGCTGACGGCCCCTCGGGAGCCGTCAGCCAGTCAGGCCGTGGACCGGTCGGGTTTGACGACAGGTTCCTACCGGGCCCGGTGGACGGCCTACAGGCTGTCCCAGGTGATCGAGAAGTCGTTGCCGCTCAGGCCGGAGGTGGTGGCCTCCGGGGTGCCGGAGTCGGAGGCCATGTCGATGCCGGTCGGGTTGGCGGCGGACAGGCCGGCGCCGTTGACGGTGTTGTTGTCGAAG
Coding sequences within:
- a CDS encoding DUF6114 domain-containing protein produces the protein MAENHPGPLRDLARPPPLAPHPAFWAAVWTALGGFIIFYLPLAPISAMLHVGLGGITGMAGGAILMALALLMLLIPSQRYTAGVIAVLVGVASFPLTNLGGFFVGMFLAVLGGAMAVGWMPAKPARRWRRFRRIRTEEKEA
- a CDS encoding DUF6230 family protein, with protein sequence MSNGVSGTGFGAVLNTPTVESSTGSTSNTTAMARVASPAPTWPGCAGSSTSPSPGWGYSLLLTAGQQVTVTPPTTFTTDLNASNLYIEAPSLSASGSTTLQNAVLGMAADQVMVAGSPLTGAQAGGFGLGSAGSGPGGSTVNLAGLNATANTAEIAGSLTLQSLSIRVVPGSATSC
- a CDS encoding DUF6114 domain-containing protein, whose protein sequence is MLTATARGVRAGRRWFRAFRRTRPFWGSLWLVLGGWTVLKFSLGAIRLVTVTGFDALAGYLVGGGMMLCGLIPLALPRQRYNTFGLLGTVLAVVSLVVSNLGGFLLGMLLVVLGGAMIVGWGPRRRRRAQGRAGPGREREREVLRPAAGADCSAWQGCSACWSRSPCCPARTRRPRTPPPRLCCPASRLRSACRSCRHRNPCT
- a CDS encoding DUF6230 family protein, which codes for MGFANGLLNGLCLAQQQQFLGATYTLMITLGDGNPGTWEITTQNTVLDLRTATGVLDMDGLVDLNINGPDVTTITGANGVPVPNPLLSPENRFGIQAGYAKFDQVTATVDDLQVPGLLTTPGLTISVHPGTVSCPPPPAPTGTPGTP
- a CDS encoding G1 family glutamic endopeptidase, yielding SKRESGLARSSAEVIAEAPWSGSVLPLDDFGTVTFDNNTVNGAGLSAANPTGIDMASDSGTPEATTSGLSGNDFSITWDSL